GTCTGGTTGGTTGGTAGTGTTGCCAGTCAGGTGCTCAACTTCAGCCAATGGATTATTAATGCATGGGGAGTCAATTATCAGCCCAGTCCAGGCGCTTTGATCAGCCAGTCAAAGGTCATTAGAGAATACCTCTATTTACAGAGTAATAGATGTTGATACAGATCCCAAATTCCAGCAGGCTTATTGACCATGGTACAGATGGGCTTCATTCAGGCTACATCAGGCAAGGCAAGTGTGGCTGcagcattaaaggaatagttcagttCCTTTTACCTTAATTGAAGCTTTACTCCATGTACCTGCACTAATATTGGTTCATCAGAGCACaaccagcatctctctctcctttcaggCATCAATCtatctcttattcttattattcttattttgttttaacataATTTAAAGGAAATTAGGATTAGATACACGGATGACAATAATTTTTTGGCAAACTAAACATGTTTTTCACATTACATGCTTTTAAGCAAGATATATTTTTGAGAGGGTTGAGGGTTGAGGGTTCCGCTTCCACCGGCGTGTCGTGTCCAAGACATAATTTTCTCCTCTGAAAAATTTGTTTAGCAATACTAACAGATTGTTCAAATTGTTCACAAAGCTGATGCATAATATCCCAGTGTTATTACTCTGAAATGCTTTGGACTACACAACCAAACTACTTGCCAAATGTCTTCCACAGAAGTGGAAGGATTTCAGTTAAGTTTTCTGCATTATATTCTTTTCATGGTTTACccttttaaatgaataatagaTCATCTGCAGCATGTGGTATTAGTctgtgaaatatatttttttgcagtagaGAAAAGTCATTGCTATTTCTCTACTGTAATACTTTTCTCTCTACAAAGAAGAACATTGCTGTCCTCATGCCTTACACCTTCGCAAGCATATTTTAGGGATCTGTTTAGGACAATGCTCAAAAACTTCTAGACACTACTAACACGACATTTATATTACGGAAGGCATCATAAGTGCAAAGCACAGGGGACTATAGTGTGTTGACTTTGTAGTCGGAGCCTCAGGTGTAAACAGGATAAACCTGAACTACTAACACAGATGTTGTGCGCATGGTTTTTGTGTGTAGGTCACTTTAAGCCGACACTTTTGAGTGTTAACTTCGGCTCAGACAAGCATAGGCCTAGCATGCATTCCCTGAATGGGCTGCTGCATGTTGTCAGGCCGCCGGCACACAAATTAcacagagaaatgaagagaacACACTCCAGGATCGTTGAGGAGCTGACCACGACATAACACAACTAAAACAACAAGTAGCCATCCACCGCACACATGGCCTTGATTTATACAATTTATAAAGCATTTATATTCAGTGTATTGAaataccacacacatacatacacctacacacacacacacacacacacacacacacacagataaactatgtacataaatacatacatacatacataaatacacactcCATTCCTTTCTGCCTCTTTTAGAGTTAATTTCAAATCACTCATGGTATGTACAACATCTGTCAAGTTGAGGTCAGCTGCCAAAATGCTAAGATCCATCTCATCTAAGATGGTAAGACCACTTGACCAGACAGGACCACTTGATTGCCTTAAGGACCTCATAGTGTTTTGCCTGTTTTCTGAGAAATCACTGTCTGACAGGTCAGTTTTGTCCGAGCGCCGGTCCTTCAGCCACTGATATTCCTTCCACCTGCGGTGTTTCCTCCGTCACAGCAGACATTGTGATccattcttttattttgtcacatcTGCACTATTCTGACTCCCTGTACACTTAAGACAGCATATTATCTGCAGATTACAGTAAACCCAAAATGCAGTAGCCAGATTCCTGACAGGAACTAAGAAGAGACAGCATATTACCTCCATTTTAGCTTCTCTCCATTGGCTACCAGTGTAAttaggattgattttaagattttattgatcacTTTTAAGGTATATTTTGTATTAGCATCTAGTGAAAGCATTTAATCTCCTGTGAGTCCAAGCACAACCTGAGATCCTCTGGCAGCGCTCTTTTGGTCAGAGTTTTCTctattagtttagtttattaagtttatttgtcagggaccatgtgcaaaagagaacattgatctcagtaaagagaaaagatgctttgcaccagattatagctatttgctaatttccatctgcagtcccagggcaggtcgacataaaatacaacacaaacaatacaataaattacagagtacatgttgaagtacaaaaaatcacatctagtcacatcaccacatttcatacacacactgcacaatatgtgagatcacattatgctactttgaataataaaattattaaactttgctgtgaaaaaaaactaaattagtaGTAGCAAAGTAGTAGACTAATGTAGGCATGATTGGTTATTTACAATCCATTTCTTAGCTTCGTGTGAGAAAGTGTGGAGATCTGTACAGAGTTTCAGGTCAGTGGGAAGTTTGTTCCATTCCTTTATAGCTTTAAATGAAAAGGAGGGTTGAGCATAGGCAGAGCCTCTTTTGGGAACTCTACACTCCCCCCTTGAGGTCGACCTCGTAGTCCTGCTGGTGTTCTCGGAGCAGAGTTGGACAAAGATCTTCAAGGGTGGGGGAGCGGCATTGTGGATTATTTTGAACACCATACGAATATCTGAATACATGATTGCATTTTCACAGTTTAACATATTATATCGAGAGATTATGCGGCAGTGGTGATATTGTCGTGGTTTCCTGTCAAATATTTTCAGGGCTTGTTTATGAAGAGACTCAAGCGGCTTTAAGGTTGTCTTGTTTGCCTGAGACCAACACGACATACAGtaataaaagtgagaaaaaatcaTTGCATTTAAGAAGATCTTAGATGCCTCAGTTGTAAGCGAATTTCTGATATGTCTAAAATTGGCTAgattatatttcagtgtttggcTCATCTTTTTTATATGTTTCTTAAAACTCAGAGTGGGATCCAAAATAACACCTAAGTATTTGAACTCgtcaacattttttattttttgtccattTACAAAAATGTCGGGACAGTCAccatgtctttgtttgttaGAGAAATACATAGTCACTGTCTTTCCAACATTTAAGGTTAGACAGGAGTCATTTAGCCACGTTGCAACTTTGTCCATAGCAAGTGAGAGTTTGGCAGCAACATGAGCTGCATCCTTGCCATGTGTATATAGGACTGTATCATCAGCGTACATCAAAATCTCCACTCCATCACATGCAGATGGGAGATCATTGATGTACAAGCTGAATAACAACGGTCCTAAAATGGAGCCTTGAGGTACTCCCATTGTGCAGGCTTTTGAAGGTGACAGATCGTCATTAATCCGAACACATTGGGTACGACCtgataaatatgattttatCCAGTTTTGTGTATGTAAGGAGAGTTTGTAATTAGACAGCTTGGAGAGGAGTATATGGTGGTTTACCGTATCAAAGGCCTTACGCAGGTCAAGAAAGACTGCTCCTACCACCCCACCTTTGTCCAGATTGGCCTTAATGACCTCAATGAAGTAGCAACATGCTGTTTCGGTTGAATGTTTTGACCTGAACCTCCTAGCCTCCTCTCCTATTAGGGCCTCTGGGCTCTGGAACAACCTGTCCGACAAGATAATGTGTACCTGACATTAGCCAACTCACTGTCTTCTTTAAATACACATTTAAACTCACTTTTTACGCAAGTTGCTTGTACTTGAACAATGGTCTTTATGTTGTTTCATTATTCTGtacattattattcttttttctcctttatttgCGTGATattgttcacatttttattaACTGCTCGCAATTCTATTTATCTTGTAAAGCagtttgtaactctgttttgataaGTTCTCTAATCTAAATAtagattattattgttatcattggTATTAATATTGgtatgggggggtgggggggggttgagtgcctttttattcttgtattctcttatattgtcaatatataggctaatatcaataaaggatcccattacctggatggctgaaaaatgtaatgtactccattttaaatagttccatttgtcaaacaaataactaacctgtatatatctaaagtactttgtgtcaaagataacataacttaaaaatataaacagtgctacactgttctgtttgttgttgcttttgtctacaaggtgaagaatagaaatgagactccttttacagagaaatctgcttttctgcccctctgccctgctgcatctctctgtgctgtcagtctcacctgtatctttacatcgttaaattgcagcctttgacattattatctactctgttttactgctcagcagctcctctggtccagactgtcttgctcctcctcaggacaagtccttttccttctttgaaaatatttttcaatattaatctggattgagggagcaaacattcagagtcagagttaaaaagttaatattaacgttatcagtccactcagtggatactgactagcagctaggctatacagcgtgctaatctcggaaactcagtattccgagtaacgttaactgttagtccttcttttcaggaattcagtcggccgtctttttggcatggaaaaaaaatatcccttgcgtgtgcagtgggaggcgaacagacgggtccagagagagagagagagagaccctggaGGGGttgagcgaggggagattgtccactaacGTTAGTTAATCGATctcggatggcgtcgttctctcgcacggatgaaaaaataaaaataaaaaatgctaaaatgggtcgccaaatatactttggcggccgttaatatacctgggcagcccgcccaagtaaagtctatgtgtgggaaacactgactttattgatccctgtggggaaactccGCTTGCAATCCTCAGCAGGGTGTCGGAGTGCAGGGtgagctgcagaacagcaacACCGGGTATTCACTGACTTGTTCCAGGACACTTCTGCAGGGTGGATTCTTTacggggcttgaacccaggtgTCCTTAACCATGCAATTATCTTGTATTGAAAGCCTATTGGTCACAGACACAGTCATGCAACATTATTTACTCATTCCTCTcatgtcttctctctgtctaaACAGGCTCTGCAATGATAACAAAGAAAAGCTGTTTGTTGAAGATGTGTGTGACCTCACCaccaaaaagaggaaaaaggacttctacaacaacaacaccaaatCTCAGTGTGAGTTGCAGCAGCACATTATCTCTGTGGTGGCTATGTCAGAGGTCTGTGGTATGAAAATTAAAGGCCCTTTGTGGAGAAAATGGCCAAGCAAAAAGTAGAGTGCCACCTGTTGTAACACTGACTACTGTGTCCACTGTAATTTATTGGACTAAAGACATCTTTTCACCCTGGAATTTATTACCCGAGATTTGAATATGAAAGTTGACAGTAGCCTATGTGACAGCTAATTGTGAGTTTTATGAGTAATTCAAAGtattacatttgtaatgtttaCAAAACACTGGTGTGAAACAAACCTATTACACTATTTCACTTCTGCTTGAAAACGTGGGCCTTGCAACTTTGGGTTATGCATGTGTTGATAAAGGAGGTGGAGCATGTACTGTAGATCAAGGCACCGTCCATGCGTATGTGGGCCTGGTATGCAAGTATGCAAGGTTCTCCAGGGAATCCTTCACCGGGGtgcaataggcccttttcacaaacatggctgacgtacttccacagggtatagatcggttctcaccattgccagcaatgttaaagaGTGAATTTTCTGTCGCCTCCGACTCcatctgtgatcacttattttgtgtttcaacatggcgtaacacaatacaggtgttaccattgacatatctttctgtttctgttgtcagacaactgcgcaactataaaaaagtgatttgatcgagggtcacaaaatgctaactggctaaccaaggctgacagtaatttctgtgctgttagcattttgtgaccctcgatcaaatgaCTTTTTTATAGTGCTGCAGTCGCCTGACAACAGAAACGGGAAGATATGTCAAAGACAACACTGTATTGTGTTACACGCTATTTTGAAACACATTATAACTGATCACAGACACAGTCGGGGGTGACAGAaagctggcaatggtgagaactgatCTGTACACTACAAAGACGGTGGAAGTGGAAGTACATCAATCATATTTGTGAAAAGGGTATATCAGTTACATTGTCATCGATAGGGGAGGGGGAGACATGGGCTTTGTGGTTTTCGTCACTGATTCAGAACGGGCAGGTAGAGAGGCTGCTGTCAGAAGTGCCTGTTTTTAAAACGAGCGCAAACTCCATCCAGCTGGTGCATCACCGCCCACCTGGGAGCTCTGAAACAGCACAACACAGCGTGAAACCAcggcccaatcccaatgtccgcACTCACAGACTCACGGACTTTGACGCGCGTTCCCGACAAGTCCGTGAGGGTTCAGGGCTGGTTCACTGTGAAATCGGTAAATGCGCGAGGGCTCACTGGCGGACTTTATGAGCCCTttatgcagactttcagcaagtccgcatttctgtagactttgcttgagggaattacccacagttcatagcgtttgtgacgttaatattcatgtatgtggaaAATTTCTGCCAATACACccgatacaaaagaaaaaaaaaacataattaaggaaaaataaccacaaaaaaacaattaacaagaacttagagagaaacaggcatGAAAGGATCAAACTACATGCAAGAtacagttaaaagagaaaacattgcaacattaaaacagaatagaCAGCTCgtttgagaaaaaagaaagttaagTTTTCCTAAACGTTTAAGAAGGATGTTAGATGCTGCTAATATAAGCAGCATGTAATATAGCCTTTcttatgtgcttatttgtgctcattaagctttattaaaagtacTGTTTGCTTTCAACGTACCtcctactgtttctttttttttttttaacatattttacatattgtaaTGAGGTAGTGCAGGTTAACCTCTAGTAGAGTATTTTCTACATCCATTAGCACAGTATAAACTTTGCAATGTTACAAAATATATACCTAGGgctatttaacattattcatcaacatttttctcattttagcTTACtaatgctgtttagacaaaagcgcaaacagtaaattacaaattgattaattgacgGGAGATAGTAATGTCTGACGTCGTCAAGGTAAcacgtgatgccacaaagtgctGTCCCATTCCTCCTATAGCATTTCGAGCCCTCATGACTTCTCGCACTCAGGCACTACAGCTGCGCACACAGGTGACGTCAGTTAAGTCTGTGAGGGCTCAGGGCTCAGTCCATAGGGGGGACGTTGGGATTGGGCCCACATTTCCTATTCGTTGTGATTGGTCGGCTCCCAAAACATGTGGACCACGTCATGTGCGTTCTTCTAAAAAGTTGAACCTTGCGGCTGCTACCTATTAGTACTGAAGCAAAAAAGACAGGAAACAGTTTGTTGTGGAATAGAGTGAACAAAGAAAGTTCTAAAGTACAACAATACTACAATTCAAACTCGTAAAgaacatatgtacagtatatgtacaccAAAACCTTCTTTAAGAGGTacaaagggaggaggagaagtttAGCAGCTATACCCCAATAAACactgttttttctcttccttctccagTCGTTTTCAGGGATAAATGGATCTACGTGCAGAAGGGGAGCACAAGAGAGGTGAGCGCTGGAGGTGTTTATGTTGTGACTTGACCTCATGAGTGTTCGCGTGGAGGATttattggctgttgatggaaaCAGCGGGGTTTGCTTGAATCAAATAACTCTGTATTAAactctgtgtctgtgcacacaGCGACACGGATACTGCACACTCGGTGAAGCCTTCAACCGCCTAGACTTTTCCAGTGCCATCCAGGACATGAGGAGATTCAACTATGTTGCAAAAGTAAGCAAATGATCATCATGCGTCTTCATAAAGAATCCTTTTGAAATTGTTGTACCAGTTCTACAAgtgactctgtctctctctctctgtctctccctccttccctgtctctctctcccagctttTCCAGCTAATAGCGAAGTCCCAGCTGACCTCTTTGAGTGGAGCTGCCCAGAAAAACTACTTCAATATACTGGAGAAGATTGTCCGGAAGGGTAGGAGACccaagaaacagagagatagacttattacttacttatactGTGGAcatacaggcagacagcagccatatttATTGCCAGCCCCAGCATCCTCCCTGATGTCAGAGCCTGTTAGTCGACCCCAGACCAATTCTTAGTTTAGGATCGTCCTACGTTGGTAAATGCAGCCTCATATTTcacattctctccatctcccatgCCCTCAAAACCAAATGGTTAGGCTCTGAGCAGCCAGAAGACATCAGGTTTCATGGTACTATTTAGTCGTGGCACTCCTTCTGGAGCGAATGCCTAACCACAAAACCAGCAGGACCAGTGCGCTCCGTCATTATGGGGATGTGTTGCCGGGTGTATCAAAGGACAGATCTAGACTGAAGTCCATTCAGCCACACGTATCTGGCAGGGAATACTTGGATTCGTTTACTTTGGTTTGTCTTTGGCTTCAGTAATGGCCTCAAAATACTACATAGAGTTGTCATTTCAAACTGCGGTCAagcattactttttttttcatcagtctCTTCCAATaaccttttgtttcttttcttgtttCTATTCTGAGGATGCCTGTGTGTCTCCCAGACAAATATAGGCCCTGCTCAGTAGTGAACTTAGTAGGGTTtagtagagagaggaagagttttTAAAGAAGCCTTAGCCTTTCCATAGCCATTTCCTGACTCTCGTTCCTTAAAAACACAACAGTCATAAGTCTTTGTTAAGACAAATATGGGTTCTGCTCAGTGAGGAACTTGGAAgaggaaagattttttttgtcttattattattattattattattattattattattgttgttgctgtgtttgtATGGTCATGTTTCAGCTGGTCGTGGTTGTTGTTTATTTGCATCttatatgttgtttttgttgggcTCTAGTCCTGGATGACCACTACAATCCACGGCTTATCAAGGAACTGCTGCAGGACCTGAGCTCGACTCTGCGGAGCCTGACTGTGGGTGTGGGCAGGTCTATCCTGGTGGGCACCGTCAATATCTGGTTGTGCCGGCTGGAGAACATCCTCagctggcagcagcagctcaacaACCTGCAGATCCCCAAGGTAGAGAGCGGATGggcgagggtgtgtgtgtgtgtgtgtgtgcatgcatgcgcgagtatgtgcatgtgtgtatcccTTTTATCCTTTCCCAAAACCTGTTTCAATGTATGAAGCACCTCTACACTCCACCAGCTGAGTTCCACACTTTGTGTATTCCCTGTACCTAAACTTGTCTTAAAAGGAGGCGCAGGCTAAGAAGTGGAAAACCACTGTCCCAATTATTCTCTCCTCAGCAAATGTCCGATGGCGCGTCGTTCAGCGACCTGCCGCTTCAGATGCAGAACAAGATCCTCTACAAGTTCTCAGATGCCAATGACATCATCAACCTGGGACAGGCCACATATACTCTGCAGATCCTCAGTGAGGACAGGAAGCTGTGGAAGAAGCTTTGCCAGTTTCACTTCTCAGAGAAACAGGTGAGAGAATGAACATACTTAACCATGAGACATGGATGAGCAGTAGTTTACAATCTGCTGCTGAATGTTTTTAAAGACTGATATACTTCAAACTTAAATATTAGCTTACGGTCAAGCATCAATGATAAAGTTCTCATTCGAAGTACAGTAATTGATGGCTGCCCAAGAAGGCTGCTGAGTAATTCCTCCCTTGACCACTAGAGAGCAGAGTTGCCTCAATTTACTCCTTTGTgggggatctctctctctctctctctctctctctctctctctctctctctctctctctctctctctctctctctctctctctctctctcgcacacacacacactcagaattGGTGTTAATGTGAAATGTCCTTGATTTATGACATTTCTCTCTAATTACACTTTTAATAATTACTTTCCTCTCTCCTGGGTTTTTAGTTGTTAAATTGTATCaaactgtgtatttttgtgcatatgtgtatgtgtctgcgtgtgtgtgtgtgtgtgtgtgtgtatgtgtctgcgtgtgtgtgtgtgtgtgtacgtgaacACAGTACTGTAGGAATTTGGTCTTGACTGAGAGCGACAACGTGGACTGGAAGCTGATGTACTTCACCTTACAGAAGTATTACCCCAAGAGGGAGCAGTACGGAGACACACTGCACTTCTGCAAACACTGTAGCATCCTCTTCTGGAAGGTAAACGAGGAGACACAACATGACATAAGCCTCACCAGTAGGTGTCGTGGCACTGCAGGGCACTTTGGCATAGAAGAAATGGCTTCTGCACACTCAGGTCGAtgcaagttttcatttattggtTAAGCTTTCGCTCTAATCGCCTTTCACTGGCATCCAAGCTGTCAGCTTAGTAGAAGTCAGAATGTGTGTATAATAAATGAAACCTGCGCTGTGCTGCATGTGCAGAAGAGATGTTTCTCACAGGCCTTGAATGTCTCAGGTTGTACGTAGGTCAGATCTGAGAGGCCGCCTATGGGATCAGGTGTCATCTTGGTACTAGAACATGCTGTTATTCCATGaccagacagacaaaacatccATTATCGTTTTGTAGACTCGGTCAAAGTCTCCACAATACTTTGGTCCAATCACACAGCCTCTCTCACACTGATAGCAGTGCAAGTCTTCTCTGGACGGCGGTGAGGAAGAGGGTGTGAGAGAATAATGAAAATCCTGCCTTCTATCTCTgctttcaaaaaaaataaaccttGATGTTGCCTTTGTACTTTGACTAACTACAGATTAATTTACTCTCTAAATTCCTGAGGCCAACACAGAAATGATTTGTTCCACTTTCAATACAATGCTCTAACTATTCATAGGGGATAAACAAGTTTCTGTGTGACGCACATCAGTACTTATAGGCTAACGCTAATGCTAACGGCTATGTGCTAATTATGCTAATCCCTACTGCCCATGGACAAAATGGTAATCTGAGAACTCATACATATATGTgtaggggtcagaggtcaagtaAATGGCTTGTTTGCCCTCAGTGACACAGTAAACCTAATTTACAGGAACTATTTACTGGAATTATTTACTAGTCACAACATTTATATTATCCTCCTTGGCTGATTCCTGACACTctttaacctctgacctctccatgcttctctcccttccttcctggCTCTCTTCCTGGTCCCCCTTCTCCCTGATTCCTTAAGGATCGCCACCTGGCGTTATTATTCAAGGTACTTCCTGTCCCATCAcgcctttctgtctcttcagtcgccatttttgtttttacgtTGCCCCGACgatctgattttatttttctgtgcgtGCAGCTTTGTCTTGtacctttctctctgtgtttcactTCATGGCCTCATTTTGTGCTCTAGGAATGTTTAGCAAGCGCTGCCATCCTTTCTGCTGGCTTTTTAATGGCCTCTAACTGCGTTCTTTAAAACATTTAACAGCTTGTTTTTGTTGGGTCATAAATTCCTCTGAATGTTCCGTTCATGTGTCTGAAAGAAGCTGTCAACTGTCATTTTGTCTAACGCCGTTTTTTAGCCAAATGTTTCTCTGTATCTACTAATGTTCAATGTACTACTTGAAGTTAGGTATCCTCTGTTTTCCTGTTAATGATTTGGGTC
This genomic stretch from Centroberyx gerrardi isolate f3 chromosome 18, fCenGer3.hap1.cur.20231027, whole genome shotgun sequence harbors:
- the fbxo25 gene encoding F-box only protein 25 isoform X2, encoding MPFLGQDWRSPGWSWEKTEEGWKRIVFFGHELGDNNKEIDLKGLCNDNKEKLFVEDVCDLTTKKRKKDFYNNNTKSQFVFRDKWIYVQKGSTRERHGYCTLGEAFNRLDFSSAIQDMRRFNYVAKLFQLIAKSQLTSLSGAAQKNYFNILEKIVRKVLDDHYNPRLIKELLQDLSSTLRSLTVGVGRSILVGTVNIWLCRLENILSWQQQLNNLQIPKQMSDGASFSDLPLQMQNKILYKFSDANDIINLGQATYTLQILSEDRKLWKKLCQFHFSEKQYCRNLVLTESDNVDWKLMYFTLQKYYPKREQYGDTLHFCKHCSILFWKDCGHPCTAEDPDNCLMPVSPQHFIDLFQF
- the fbxo25 gene encoding F-box only protein 25 isoform X1, whose product is MPFLGQDWRSPGWSWEKTEEGWKRIVFFGHELGDNNKEIDLKGLCNDNKEKLFVEDVCDLTTKKRKKDFYNNNTKSQFVFRDKWIYVQKGSTRERHGYCTLGEAFNRLDFSSAIQDMRRFNYVAKLFQLIAKSQLTSLSGAAQKNYFNILEKIVRKVLDDHYNPRLIKELLQDLSSTLRSLTVGVGRSILVGTVNIWLCRLENILSWQQQLNNLQIPKQMSDGASFSDLPLQMQNKILYKFSDANDIINLGQATYTLQILSEDRKLWKKLCQFHFSEKQYCRNLVLTESDNVDWKLMYFTLQKYYPKREQYGDTLHFCKHCSILFWKDRHLALLFKVLPVPSRLSVSSVAIFVFTLPRRSDFIFLCVQLCLVPFSLCFTSWPHFVL
- the fbxo25 gene encoding F-box only protein 25 isoform X3 — protein: MPFLGQDWRSPGWSWEKTEEGWKRIVFFGHELGDNNKEIDLKGLCNDNKEKLFVEDVCDLTTKKRKKDFYNNNTKSQFVFRDKWIYVQKGSTRERHGYCTLGEAFNRLDFSSAIQDMRRFNYVAKLFQLIAKSQLTSLSGAAQKNYFNILEKIVRKVLDDHYNPRLIKELLQDLSSTLRSLTVGVGRSILVGTVNIWLCRLENILSWQQQLNNLQIPKQMSDGASFSDLPLQMQNKILYKFSDANDIINLGQATYTLQILSEDRKLWKKLCQFHFSEKQYCRNLVLTESDNVDWKLMYFTLQKYYPKREQYGDTLHFCKHCSILFWKDRHLALLFKDCGHPCTAEDPDNCLMPVSPQHFIDLFQF